The following are encoded in a window of Rubrobacter naiadicus genomic DNA:
- a CDS encoding purine-cytosine permease family protein — translation MREVQQKGREVRPGRRFNAFVDNEVVEDYSLRYAPRSFRRWSEYAVATAALGGIAYLVDFAIGGSLAVTHGFSSAVWGILVAAVTIFLTGIPIAYYSARYNIDMDLLTRGAGFGYLGSTITSLVYASFTFIFFSLEASVMAQAITLFTGIPIWVSYVVSAFVVIPLVVFGMTLLSKFQMWTQPVWFVLIALPFLAVLVKDPGAYARFTGFGGTAGSPSFDLIGFGLAAGVALSLIAQIGEQADYLRFMPQKTAENSRRWWAAVLSAGPGWVILGALKQLGGAFLAFYIFSAVGPEKAVEPIEQFVRGFELIIPNGFWALAVATLLVVLSQLKINVTNAYAGSLAWSNFFSRVFHWHPGRVWWVFLNVGIALTLMLFGVFGFLNFVLGFYSNLAIAWIGAVVADLVINKPLLKVSPSYIEFKRAHLHNINPVGFGAMLAGAAVSIPAFFGVFGDYAQAFSPYLALVVAFVLSPILAVATRGRYYIARGGSTAEILEGDEARYATRTCGRCGRRYEIPDMAYCTFHESDICSLCCTLERSCHDSCKQPVRITRKPGVDTA, via the coding sequence TTGAGAGAGGTGCAGCAGAAAGGCAGGGAGGTCCGTCCCGGGCGCAGGTTCAACGCCTTCGTAGACAACGAGGTGGTCGAGGACTACTCGCTGCGGTACGCGCCCCGCTCGTTCAGGAGGTGGAGCGAGTACGCGGTGGCGACGGCGGCGCTCGGCGGGATAGCCTATCTCGTGGATTTCGCCATCGGGGGCTCGCTCGCCGTCACGCACGGTTTCTCCAGCGCCGTGTGGGGGATACTGGTCGCGGCGGTGACTATATTCCTGACCGGGATCCCCATAGCGTACTACTCGGCCAGGTACAACATCGACATGGACCTGCTCACGCGCGGGGCGGGTTTCGGTTATCTCGGTTCCACGATCACATCGCTCGTCTACGCGAGCTTCACGTTCATCTTCTTCTCGCTCGAAGCCTCCGTGATGGCGCAGGCGATCACGCTGTTCACCGGGATACCCATCTGGGTTTCGTACGTGGTCTCGGCGTTCGTGGTGATCCCGCTCGTGGTCTTCGGGATGACGCTGCTCTCGAAGTTCCAGATGTGGACGCAGCCGGTCTGGTTCGTCCTCATCGCGCTGCCTTTCCTGGCGGTCTTGGTCAAGGACCCGGGAGCCTACGCGCGCTTCACGGGCTTCGGTGGCACCGCGGGAAGCCCTTCGTTCGACCTGATCGGGTTCGGCCTCGCCGCGGGCGTCGCGCTGAGCCTCATAGCCCAGATCGGAGAACAGGCGGACTATCTGCGTTTCATGCCGCAGAAGACCGCGGAGAACTCCAGGCGCTGGTGGGCGGCGGTGCTCTCGGCCGGACCGGGGTGGGTGATCCTCGGGGCCCTCAAGCAGCTCGGGGGAGCGTTTCTAGCCTTCTACATCTTCTCGGCGGTCGGACCGGAGAAGGCGGTCGAGCCGATAGAACAGTTCGTGCGGGGCTTCGAGCTCATAATCCCGAACGGGTTCTGGGCGCTGGCGGTCGCGACGCTGCTGGTGGTGCTCTCGCAGCTCAAGATCAACGTGACCAACGCCTATGCCGGGTCTCTGGCGTGGTCCAACTTCTTCTCGCGGGTCTTCCACTGGCACCCGGGGAGGGTCTGGTGGGTGTTTCTCAACGTCGGGATCGCGCTCACGCTCATGCTCTTCGGTGTCTTCGGGTTTCTGAACTTCGTGCTCGGATTCTATTCCAATTTGGCGATAGCCTGGATCGGGGCGGTCGTCGCCGACCTGGTCATCAACAAACCGTTGCTGAAGGTGAGCCCCTCCTACATCGAGTTCAAGCGAGCGCACCTGCACAACATAAACCCGGTCGGGTTCGGGGCGATGCTCGCCGGGGCCGCTGTCTCCATCCCCGCCTTCTTCGGGGTCTTCGGGGACTATGCCCAGGCCTTCTCACCCTATCTGGCCCTCGTGGTCGCGTTCGTCCTCTCCCCGATCCTGGCGGTCGCGACGAGGGGCAGATACTACATCGCCCGGGGAGGTTCCACGGCCGAGATCCTGGAGGGTGACGAGGCACGCTACGCCACGAGAACCTGCGGCCGGTGCGGGAGACGGTACGAGATCCCGGACATGGCCTACTGCACCTTTCACGAGTCAGACATATGCTCGCTGTGCTGCACCCTCGAAAGGAGCTGCCACGACTCCTGCAAGCAGCCCGTCCGGATCACGAGAAAACCAGGTGTGGATACCGCGTGA
- the ureA gene encoding urease subunit gamma, with amino-acid sequence MRLSPMEQEKLMIFTAAEVARRRRERGLRLNYPEAVALISAEILEGAREGKSVAELMSFGATILSREDVMEGVAEMVDEVQVEATFPDGTKLVTVHDPIV; translated from the coding sequence ATGAGGCTCTCGCCGATGGAGCAGGAGAAGCTCATGATCTTCACCGCCGCCGAGGTCGCCCGGCGGCGGCGGGAGCGGGGCCTCAGGCTCAACTACCCGGAGGCCGTCGCCTTGATCTCGGCGGAGATCCTCGAGGGAGCCCGGGAGGGCAAGAGCGTCGCCGAACTGATGAGCTTCGGCGCCACGATCCTCTCGCGCGAGGACGTGATGGAGGGGGTCGCCGAGATGGTCGACGAGGTGCAGGTCGAGGCGACCTTCCCGGACGGCACGAAGCTCGTGACGGTGCACGACCCGATCGTTTAG
- a CDS encoding urease subunit beta: MIPGEFIPAEGEVGFNEGRTRLVLTVANTGDRPVQVGSHFHFFETNRALRFDRERAYGMRLDIPAGTSVRFEPGDEREVALVAIGGDRVLHGMNGLVEGALDDPEVRRRALRRARERGYLG; the protein is encoded by the coding sequence ATGATCCCGGGGGAGTTCATTCCGGCGGAGGGCGAGGTGGGGTTCAACGAAGGACGTACGAGGCTCGTCCTCACCGTGGCCAACACGGGAGACAGGCCCGTGCAGGTCGGCAGCCACTTCCACTTCTTCGAGACGAACAGAGCCCTGCGGTTCGATCGGGAGAGAGCCTACGGGATGCGCCTGGACATCCCGGCGGGGACCAGCGTGCGTTTCGAGCCGGGCGACGAGCGCGAGGTCGCGCTCGTCGCCATCGGCGGCGACAGGGTCTTGCACGGCATGAACGGGCTCGTCGAGGGTGCGCTGGATGACCCGGAGGTGAGACGGCGCGCGCTCCGCCGGGCACGCGAGCGGGGGTACTTGGGGTGA